A stretch of Pelecanus crispus isolate bPelCri1 chromosome 3, bPelCri1.pri, whole genome shotgun sequence DNA encodes these proteins:
- the SIX2 gene encoding homeobox protein SIX2 isoform X2: MSMLPTFGFTQEQVACVCEVLQQGGNIERLGRFLWSLPACEHLHKNESVLKAKAVVAFHRGNFRELYKILESHQFSAHNHPKLQQLWLKAHYIEAEKLRGRPLGAVGKYRVRRKFPLPRSIWDGEETSYCFKEKSRSVLREWYAHNPYPSPREKRELAEATGLTTTQVSNWFKNRRQRDRAAEAKERENNENSNSNSHNPLSASMNGNKTVLGSSEDEKTPSGTPDHTSSSPALLLSSNPGLQPLHGLGHPQGPSAIPVPSADPMHHHSLQDSILNPMSSNLVDLGS; this comes from the exons ATGTCGATGCTCCCGACTTTTGGCTTCACCCAAGAGCAAGTGGCCTGCGTCTGCGAGGTGCTCCAGCAAGGCGGCAACATCGAGCGGCTGGGGCGGTTCCTCTggtccctccctgcctgcgAGCACCTCCACAAGAACGAGAGCGTCCTGAAGGCCAAGGCGGTGGTGGCCTTCCACCGGGGCAACTTCCGCGAGCTCTACAAGATCCTGGAGAGCCACCAGTTCTCGGCGCACAACCACCccaagctgcagcagctctggctcaAGGCGCACTACATCGAGGCGGAGAAGCTGCGGGGGCGACCCCTAGGGGCGGTGGGCAAGTACCGGGTGCGCCGCAAGTTCCCGCTGCCCCGCTCCATCTGGGACGGCGAGGAGACCAGCTACTGCTTCAAGGAGAAGAGCCGCAGCGTCCTCCGCGAGTGGTACGCCCACAACCCCTACCCGTCCCCCCGCGAGAAGCGGGAGCTGGCCGAGGCCACCGGCCTCACCACCACCCAGGTCAGCAACTGGTTCAAGAACCGCCGGCAGCGGGACCGCGCGGCCGAGGCCAAGGAAAG GGAAAACAACGAGAATTCCAACTCCAACAGCCACAACCCGCTCTCGGCGTCAATGAATGGGAATAAGACAGTTTTGGGGAGCTCAGAGGACGAGAAGACGCCGTCAGGGACCCCGGATCacacctcctccagccccgcgctgctgctcagctccaaccccgggctgcagcccctgcacggCCTGGGCCACCCCCAGGGCCCCAGCGCCATCCCCGTGCCCAGCGCCGACCCCATGCACCACCACAGCTTGCAGGACTCCATCCTCAACCCCATGTCATCTAACCTGGTCGATCTGGGCTCTTAA
- the SIX2 gene encoding homeobox protein SIX2 isoform X1 produces MSMLPTFGFTQEQVACVCEVLQQGGNIERLGRFLWSLPACEHLHKNESVLKAKAVVAFHRGNFRELYKILESHQFSAHNHPKLQQLWLKAHYIEAEKLRGRPLGAVGKYRVRRKFPLPRSIWDGEETSYCFKEKSRSVLREWYAHNPYPSPREKRELAEATGLTTTQVSNWFKNRRQRDRAAEAKERYRENNENSNSNSHNPLSASMNGNKTVLGSSEDEKTPSGTPDHTSSSPALLLSSNPGLQPLHGLGHPQGPSAIPVPSADPMHHHSLQDSILNPMSSNLVDLGS; encoded by the exons ATGTCGATGCTCCCGACTTTTGGCTTCACCCAAGAGCAAGTGGCCTGCGTCTGCGAGGTGCTCCAGCAAGGCGGCAACATCGAGCGGCTGGGGCGGTTCCTCTggtccctccctgcctgcgAGCACCTCCACAAGAACGAGAGCGTCCTGAAGGCCAAGGCGGTGGTGGCCTTCCACCGGGGCAACTTCCGCGAGCTCTACAAGATCCTGGAGAGCCACCAGTTCTCGGCGCACAACCACCccaagctgcagcagctctggctcaAGGCGCACTACATCGAGGCGGAGAAGCTGCGGGGGCGACCCCTAGGGGCGGTGGGCAAGTACCGGGTGCGCCGCAAGTTCCCGCTGCCCCGCTCCATCTGGGACGGCGAGGAGACCAGCTACTGCTTCAAGGAGAAGAGCCGCAGCGTCCTCCGCGAGTGGTACGCCCACAACCCCTACCCGTCCCCCCGCGAGAAGCGGGAGCTGGCCGAGGCCACCGGCCTCACCACCACCCAGGTCAGCAACTGGTTCAAGAACCGCCGGCAGCGGGACCGCGCGGCCGAGGCCAAGGAAAGGTA TAGGGAAAACAACGAGAATTCCAACTCCAACAGCCACAACCCGCTCTCGGCGTCAATGAATGGGAATAAGACAGTTTTGGGGAGCTCAGAGGACGAGAAGACGCCGTCAGGGACCCCGGATCacacctcctccagccccgcgctgctgctcagctccaaccccgggctgcagcccctgcacggCCTGGGCCACCCCCAGGGCCCCAGCGCCATCCCCGTGCCCAGCGCCGACCCCATGCACCACCACAGCTTGCAGGACTCCATCCTCAACCCCATGTCATCTAACCTGGTCGATCTGGGCTCTTAA